Proteins encoded by one window of Sphaerodactylus townsendi isolate TG3544 linkage group LG04, MPM_Stown_v2.3, whole genome shotgun sequence:
- the P2RY2 gene encoding P2Y purinoceptor 2 has protein sequence MENATFLLSLNSSANSSDCGSEDHPYRCKFDEEFKYLLLPISYGIVFVVGLCLNLLALYVFVFRIKTWNASTTYMFNLAVSDSLYVISLPLLVYYYGAGDNWPFSVGLCKIVRFLFYTNLYCSILFLLCISAHRFMGVCLPLRSLEWGQVRYARWVSGIVWLVVIACQSPVLYFITTSARCDGITCHDTSAREHLDQFIVYSTVMLVFMFCIPFLVIIVCYCLMARQLLQPTRGTTRMSRSKKKSVKMIVIVLVVFVICFLPFHVTRTLYYYLRDRDDITCEILNAINMAYKVTRPLASTNSCLDPILYFLAGQKFVKFACPKTPARGQNPADSDSTPSCPTQAKNSLAMKAKKLVS, from the coding sequence ATGGAGAATGCCACGTTCCTGCTGTCCCTGAACTCCAGCGCCAACTCCTCAGACTGCGGCAGCGAAGACCACCCTTACAGGTGTAAATTCGACGAGGAGTTCAAGtacctcctcctccccatctccTACGGCATCGTCTTCGTGGTCGGCCTCTGCCTCAACCTGCTGGCGCTCTACGTCTTCGTCTTCAGGATCAAGACCTGGAACGCCTCCACAACATACATGTTCAACTTGGCGGTGTCGGACTCTCTCTATGTCATCTCGCTGCCCCTTCTGGTGTACTACTACGGCGCCGGGGACAATTGGCCCTTCAGCGTGGGCTTGTGCAAAATCGTCCGTTTCCTCTTCTACACCAACCTCTACTGCAGCATCCTCTTCCTGCTGTGTATCAGCGCCCACCGGTTCATGGGTGTCTGcctcccactgaggtctctggaGTGGGGTCAGGTCCGTTACGCTCGTTGGGTGTCGGGCATCGTCTGGCTCGTTGTCATCGCTTGCCAATCCCCGGTGCTGTATTTCATCACCACCAGCGCCCGGTGCGACGGCATCACTTGCCACGACACGTCGGCGAGAGAGCATTTAGACCAGTTCATCGTCTACAGCACGGTGATGCTCGTTTTCATGTTCTGCATCCCCTTCCTCGTCATCATCGTCTGTTACTGCCTCATGGCCCGCCAGCTGCTGCAGCCGACCCGCGGCACCACCCGCATGTCCCGCTCCAAGAAGAAGTCGGTCAAGATGATCGTCATCGTCCTGGTGGTCTTCGTCATCTGCTTCTTGCCTTTCCACGTCACTCGCACTTTGTACTACTACCTCCGCGACCGGGACGACATCACCTGCGAGATACTCAACGCCATCAATATGGCTTACAAAGTCACCCGGCCCCTGGCGAGCACCAACAGCTGCCTGGATCCGATTTTGTACTTCTTGGCGGGGCAAAAGTTTGTGAAATTTGCCTGCCCCAAAACACCGGCCCGAGGGCAGAACCCGGCAGACTCGGACAGCACGCCCAGCTGTCCCACGCAGGCCAAAAACTCTCTCGCCATGAAAGCGAAAAAATTGGTGTCCTAG